A single genomic interval of Bacillota bacterium harbors:
- a CDS encoding helix-turn-helix transcriptional regulator codes for MLSRSMISELERNERNPSSETIAILAERLNKPQEFFQVDKRKSDRDQAELLLNQAFACMELGDDRGLRDILTALKGQHTLTDSIKARFHELMAWHEQQEGRPLSAVNHSLLAEVLYEALHRPERQWYCCYLAAYATYKAGLYQQTIEMCNRAINILAVIPEQTEGRRLTIYLLGSAYFAHGKIAAADKCYAESAACEGSADQEDVIRAYHGRAICAQQLGDIDGALRWSKKAAEHLEQKRDATLHAAVLTTWGSALIRMGNSAGAFELLGQIDSIPHAPALISHTARREYLLFLAEQEPYPEQMCRELEHYLASSKDAPASDYETTKTEWAIAKSQLRRALLPDILPAIQHLRQRFQELSHFGRAAEVLEFGASLMERHSDYQEAYRLLKAAQELKRCDH; via the coding sequence CTGCTGTCTCGCTCCATGATTAGCGAACTAGAGCGCAACGAGCGGAACCCATCGTCAGAGACCATTGCCATCTTAGCTGAGCGGCTAAACAAGCCGCAGGAGTTTTTCCAGGTTGACAAGCGTAAGTCAGACCGCGATCAGGCAGAGCTGCTGCTTAATCAAGCCTTTGCCTGTATGGAGCTAGGGGATGATCGGGGCCTTAGGGATATCCTTACGGCCTTGAAGGGGCAGCACACTTTGACAGATAGTATCAAGGCTCGGTTTCATGAGCTCATGGCGTGGCATGAGCAACAGGAGGGTAGGCCACTAAGTGCCGTCAATCACTCCCTTTTGGCTGAAGTACTATATGAGGCTCTGCATAGGCCAGAAAGGCAGTGGTATTGCTGTTATCTGGCGGCGTATGCCACCTACAAGGCAGGGCTGTATCAACAGACCATCGAGATGTGTAACAGAGCGATAAATATACTTGCCGTGATACCAGAGCAAACGGAGGGGCGTCGATTGACGATCTACCTCCTTGGCAGCGCCTACTTTGCACACGGCAAGATAGCCGCCGCAGATAAGTGTTATGCGGAGTCTGCCGCTTGCGAAGGCAGTGCCGACCAAGAGGACGTTATCCGCGCCTACCACGGCAGAGCAATCTGCGCACAACAATTAGGCGATATCGATGGTGCGCTGAGGTGGTCAAAGAAAGCAGCAGAGCACTTAGAACAAAAACGCGATGCAACACTTCACGCCGCTGTGCTGACAACATGGGGCTCTGCCTTGATTAGAATGGGTAATAGCGCGGGCGCTTTTGAATTGCTAGGTCAAATTGATAGCATACCTCACGCTCCTGCGCTAATCTCACACACGGCACGACGGGAATATTTATTGTTCCTAGCAGAGCAAGAGCCGTATCCCGAGCAGATGTGCCGAGAGCTAGAGCATTATCTTGCATCCTCTAAGGATGCGCCTGCGAGTGACTACGAGACGACGAAAACAGAATGGGCGATAGCTAAGAGTCAGCTCAGGCGCGCACTACTGCCTGACATACTGCCTGCGATACAGCATCTTAGACAGCGCTTTCAGGAGCTAAGCCATTTCGGTCGCGCAGCTGAGGTGCTCGAGTTCGGGGCAAGTCTAATGGAGCGTCACTCTGACTATCAAGAGGCTTACCGCCTCTTGAAGGCAGCCCAAGAGTTGAAAAGGTGCGACCACTAG